One stretch of Jiangella gansuensis DSM 44835 DNA includes these proteins:
- the rapZ gene encoding RNase adapter RapZ yields the protein MNDQGRPTEAPPIDNLELLLVTGMSGAGKTAATAALDDIGWFVVDNLPPSLLMDLVTTVTTRTDLRRVAVVADVRGGVFFSELRGALDRLGEQGIRPTVLFLEAGDEALVRRFESARRPHPLQAGGRVLEAIEREREELASLRVAADVVVDTSLLNVNELGARVRAAFSGPEVGLRAIVVSFGFKYGLPVDADMVADMRFLPNPHWVPHLRLQNGTDVEVSDYVLAQPGADEFLDHYSELVEMVSQGYLREGKRFVTLGIGCTGGKHRSVAMTEALAQRLRKQGIETLVVHRDLGRE from the coding sequence ATGAACGACCAGGGCCGGCCGACCGAGGCGCCGCCCATCGACAACCTGGAGCTGCTGCTCGTCACCGGCATGTCCGGCGCCGGGAAAACGGCAGCCACGGCCGCGTTGGACGACATCGGCTGGTTCGTCGTCGACAACCTGCCGCCCTCGCTGCTCATGGACCTGGTCACCACCGTCACCACCCGCACCGACCTGCGCCGGGTGGCCGTCGTGGCGGACGTGCGGGGTGGCGTGTTCTTCTCCGAGCTGCGCGGGGCACTGGACCGGCTGGGGGAGCAGGGCATCCGCCCGACGGTGCTGTTCCTGGAGGCCGGCGACGAAGCCCTGGTCCGCCGGTTCGAGTCGGCCCGCCGCCCGCACCCGTTGCAGGCCGGGGGGCGGGTCCTGGAGGCCATCGAGCGCGAGCGGGAGGAGCTGGCGTCGCTGCGGGTGGCCGCCGACGTCGTCGTCGACACCTCGTTGCTGAACGTGAACGAGCTCGGTGCCCGGGTCCGTGCCGCGTTCTCCGGCCCGGAGGTCGGGCTGCGGGCCATCGTGGTGTCGTTCGGGTTCAAGTACGGTCTCCCGGTGGACGCTGACATGGTGGCCGACATGAGGTTCCTGCCCAACCCGCACTGGGTGCCGCACCTGCGGTTGCAGAACGGCACCGACGTCGAGGTCAGCGACTACGTCCTGGCCCAGCCCGGCGCCGATGAGTTCCTCGACCACTACAGCGAGCTGGTCGAGATGGTCTCCCAGGGCTACCTGCGCGAGGGTAAGCGGTTCGTGACACTCGGCATCGGCTGCACCGGCGGCAAGCACCGCAGTGTCGCCATGACCGAGGCGTTGGCGCAGCGGCTGCGCAAGCAGGGCATCGAGACCCTCGTCGTACACCGGGACCTCGGCCGGGAATGA
- a CDS encoding gluconeogenesis factor YvcK family protein, whose translation MTELPPVPARPGTAPRLAGPKVVALGGGHGLAASLAALRRMAGRLTAVVTVADDGGSSGRLRSELGVLPPGDLRMALAALCGDDDWGRTWARVLQHRFASGGELHNHAAGNLLIVALWELLGGHVEGLDWVGRLLGAQGRVLPMSLLPLNIEALVGRPAPVAGGQREVTTVSGQHAVATVDGDIVAVRLVPDSPPACPEALAAIDDADWVVLGPGSWFSSVVPHLLVPELRDALVSTPARRAVVLNISDEGGETTGFTPEMHLEVLGVYAPDLRIDLVIAERSACPDEKLLRRIAGEMGAELVVTDVAVGDGTPRHDAARLGRTFADTLGRGGIGRWR comes from the coding sequence ATGACCGAGCTGCCACCGGTCCCGGCCCGGCCCGGGACGGCTCCCCGGCTGGCCGGGCCCAAGGTGGTCGCGCTGGGCGGCGGGCACGGGCTGGCGGCGTCGCTGGCGGCGCTGCGCCGGATGGCGGGCCGGCTGACCGCCGTCGTTACCGTCGCCGACGACGGCGGTTCCAGCGGGCGGCTGCGCTCCGAGCTGGGCGTGCTGCCGCCGGGCGACTTGCGGATGGCCCTGGCGGCGCTGTGCGGTGACGACGACTGGGGCCGCACCTGGGCGCGGGTGCTCCAGCACCGCTTCGCCAGCGGCGGCGAGCTGCACAACCACGCCGCCGGAAATCTGCTGATCGTGGCGCTGTGGGAACTGCTCGGTGGTCATGTCGAGGGTCTGGATTGGGTCGGCCGGCTGCTCGGCGCACAGGGCCGGGTGCTGCCGATGTCGCTGCTGCCGCTGAACATCGAGGCGCTGGTGGGCCGCCCGGCGCCGGTGGCCGGTGGCCAACGCGAGGTCACCACCGTCTCGGGGCAGCACGCGGTCGCCACCGTCGACGGCGACATCGTCGCCGTCCGGCTGGTTCCGGACAGCCCACCGGCCTGTCCCGAGGCCTTGGCGGCCATCGACGACGCCGACTGGGTGGTCCTGGGGCCCGGGTCGTGGTTCAGCAGCGTGGTGCCGCACCTGCTGGTGCCGGAGTTGCGGGACGCCCTCGTGTCCACGCCGGCCCGGCGCGCGGTCGTCCTGAACATCTCCGACGAGGGCGGCGAGACCACCGGTTTCACGCCCGAGATGCACCTCGAGGTGCTCGGCGTCTACGCGCCGGACCTGCGCATCGATCTCGTCATCGCGGAGCGCTCGGCCTGCCCGGACGAGAAGCTGCTGCGCCGCATCGCCGGCGAGATGGGGGCGGAACTGGTCGTGACCGACGTCGCGGTCGGCGACGGCACGCCCCGGCACGATGCCGCCCGGCTGGGCCGCACGTTCGCCGACACCCTGGGCCGCGGCGGCATCGGCCGCTGGCGCTGA
- the whiA gene encoding DNA-binding protein WhiA encodes MAMTASVKDELARLEVTKTCCRKAEVSSLLRFGGGLHIVSGKIVIEAELDTGVAARRLRRDIAEVFGHESDVAVVAAGGLRKGSRYVVRVVRDGERLARQTGLIDASGRPVRGLPPQVVNGADHDAEAAWRGAFLAHGSLTEPGRSSALEVTCPGPEAALALVGAARRLDIQAKARDVRGTDRVVVRDGDAIGALLTRLGAHDSVLAWEERRMRREVRATANRLANFDDANLRRSARAAVAAGARVERALEILGDDVPDHLRAAGVLRLQNKQASLEELGQLSDPPMTKDAVAGRIRRLLAMADRKAADEGIPDTESTLTPEMLAP; translated from the coding sequence ATGGCGATGACAGCATCCGTGAAGGACGAGCTGGCTCGCCTCGAGGTGACCAAGACGTGCTGCCGTAAGGCCGAGGTGTCGTCGCTGTTGCGATTCGGCGGCGGCCTGCACATTGTCAGTGGGAAGATCGTCATCGAGGCCGAGCTGGATACGGGGGTCGCGGCCCGCAGGCTGCGACGGGACATTGCGGAGGTGTTCGGCCACGAGAGCGACGTCGCCGTGGTCGCCGCGGGCGGGTTGCGCAAGGGCAGCCGGTACGTGGTGCGGGTGGTCCGCGACGGTGAGCGGCTGGCCCGCCAGACCGGGCTGATCGACGCCAGCGGCCGTCCGGTGCGCGGCTTGCCGCCGCAGGTGGTGAACGGCGCCGATCACGACGCCGAGGCGGCGTGGCGTGGCGCGTTCCTGGCGCACGGCTCGCTGACCGAACCGGGCCGGTCGTCCGCGCTCGAGGTCACTTGCCCCGGCCCGGAGGCCGCGTTGGCTCTGGTGGGTGCGGCCCGGCGGCTCGACATCCAGGCCAAGGCCCGCGACGTGCGCGGCACAGACCGGGTGGTGGTACGCGACGGCGACGCCATCGGTGCCCTGCTCACTCGGTTGGGCGCGCACGACAGCGTGCTGGCCTGGGAGGAGCGGCGGATGCGGCGCGAGGTGCGGGCCACCGCGAACCGCCTGGCCAATTTCGACGACGCCAACCTGCGACGGTCCGCGCGGGCCGCGGTCGCCGCGGGCGCCCGGGTGGAGCGAGCGTTAGAGATTCTCGGCGACGACGTTCCCGACCACCTGCGCGCCGCGGGCGTCCTCCGGTTGCAGAACAAGCAGGCAAGTCTGGAGGAGCTCGGTCAGCTCTCCGACCCGCCCATGACGAAGGACGCCGTGGCCGGCCGGATCCGCCGGCTGCTCGCGATGGCCGACCGCAAGGCCGCCGACGAAGGCATCCCGGACACCGAGTCCACCCTGACCCCGGAGATGCTGGCGCCCTGA
- a CDS encoding DUF2332 domain-containing protein produces MSSRTLAQAYRRFGEVEAAGTSPLYERVAVALSESDEALRAIEAAPAGKRHPTVILAALHDLALAGRAPALAAAYAAGDRDAAAAAAIDALQHMTDSVVAVAARRRPRPDETGRCAVLYPPIAEAARRGGANAVGLIDVGCSAALNLNVDRVGLTYSNGQSLGDPSSPVRLSSSVVGDRPVPTRAMPEVVARIGVDLDPVDVTDADDARWLRACVWPDQPERAARLEAEMALAASAPPLLLRGDAVDVLPDAFAQVPADALPVVTTTWALSRVPLESRLSLLHCLHEAAAGRAVAWVSVEGVGVAPAIPTFSDRRASGHSIIGVALFDHSTLHAEAVGRCWSRGRLLAWLADS; encoded by the coding sequence CTGAGTTCCCGCACACTCGCTCAGGCGTACCGGCGCTTCGGTGAGGTCGAGGCTGCCGGTACCTCGCCGCTGTACGAACGCGTCGCCGTCGCTTTGAGTGAGTCCGACGAAGCACTGCGCGCCATCGAGGCGGCACCGGCAGGCAAGCGGCACCCCACGGTGATCCTCGCCGCCCTGCACGACCTCGCCCTCGCCGGGCGGGCCCCGGCGCTGGCGGCGGCCTACGCCGCAGGGGACCGCGACGCTGCCGCTGCCGCCGCGATCGACGCGCTGCAGCACATGACCGACTCGGTCGTGGCCGTCGCTGCACGCCGGCGGCCGCGGCCCGACGAGACCGGACGCTGCGCCGTGCTCTATCCGCCCATCGCCGAGGCGGCGCGCCGGGGCGGCGCGAATGCGGTCGGGCTGATCGACGTGGGCTGCTCGGCCGCGCTCAATCTCAATGTCGATCGCGTCGGCCTCACGTACAGCAATGGACAGTCGCTGGGCGACCCGTCGTCTCCCGTGCGGTTGTCGTCGTCCGTCGTGGGAGACCGGCCCGTCCCGACGCGAGCGATGCCCGAGGTGGTCGCCCGGATCGGCGTCGACCTCGACCCGGTCGACGTGACCGACGCGGACGACGCCCGATGGTTGCGCGCCTGCGTGTGGCCGGATCAGCCGGAGCGCGCCGCGAGGCTCGAAGCGGAGATGGCGTTGGCGGCGTCGGCCCCTCCGCTGCTGCTGCGAGGGGACGCCGTCGACGTGCTGCCCGACGCCTTCGCCCAGGTGCCCGCGGACGCGCTGCCCGTCGTCACCACGACGTGGGCGCTGTCGCGCGTCCCGCTCGAGAGCCGGCTGAGCCTCCTGCACTGTCTCCACGAAGCGGCGGCCGGGCGGGCGGTGGCGTGGGTGTCGGTAGAGGGGGTCGGGGTCGCGCCGGCGATACCGACATTCAGCGACCGCCGCGCCTCCGGCCACAGCATCATCGGCGTGGCGCTGTTCGACCACTCGACGCTGCATGCCGAGGCCGTTGGCCGCTGCTGGTCGCGGGGGCGCTTGCTGGCGTGGCTGGCAGATTCCTAG
- a CDS encoding flotillin family protein codes for MNQTTITVIGLVALLILIALLITSRYKVAGPNEAYIVTGRRGKAVKNPETGLISTDLSGQRVVMGGGTFVIPFVQKLHILDLSSRRLSVQIRGAVSGQGIKLNVEGVAIVKVGGNEDQIRAAAQRFLTQQDEVETFTQEVLAGALRSIVGGLSVEQIIRDRAAFAQRVADESENSLTGQGLVLDTFQIQDITDDGSYLSDLGRPEAARIGQEAAIAEANARQAAEQARILAEEEIAVSQRALALRQAEIKAETDAASARAAASGPLAQADRDQAILTEQEKVAVRQAALTERQLDTEVRKPADAERYRVEQEAEGKRSADIAEAEARKAAAIAEAQGRAEEARLLGEAEKARRAALAEAEAIEGAKRGEAEKARRLAEAEAVRGEGEAEASAILARGHAEAEAMDKRAEAFAHYNDAAVLQMLIEVLPAVAREVSAPISAIDKLTVVSADGVGSLPRQVTDNVVQTVEMLKNATGLDLDELIKAAATGAVGKLGGSPAANGDAP; via the coding sequence ATGAACCAGACGACCATCACCGTCATCGGGCTCGTCGCCCTGCTGATCCTGATCGCGCTGTTGATCACCAGCCGGTACAAGGTCGCCGGGCCCAACGAGGCCTACATCGTCACCGGCCGGCGCGGCAAAGCGGTGAAGAACCCGGAGACCGGGCTCATCTCCACCGACCTGTCCGGCCAGCGGGTCGTGATGGGTGGCGGCACCTTCGTCATCCCGTTCGTGCAGAAGCTGCACATCCTCGACCTGTCCAGCCGCCGGTTGTCGGTGCAGATCCGCGGCGCAGTGTCCGGCCAGGGCATCAAGCTCAACGTCGAGGGCGTCGCCATCGTGAAGGTCGGCGGCAACGAGGACCAGATCCGGGCCGCCGCCCAGCGCTTCCTCACCCAGCAGGACGAGGTCGAGACGTTCACCCAGGAGGTGCTGGCCGGCGCGCTGCGCTCGATCGTGGGTGGCCTGTCGGTCGAGCAGATCATCCGCGACCGGGCCGCGTTCGCGCAGCGAGTGGCCGACGAGTCGGAGAACTCCCTGACCGGGCAGGGCCTCGTGCTGGACACGTTCCAGATCCAGGACATCACCGACGACGGCTCGTACCTGTCCGACCTGGGGCGCCCGGAGGCCGCCCGGATCGGGCAGGAGGCGGCCATCGCCGAGGCCAACGCCCGGCAGGCGGCAGAGCAGGCACGCATCCTGGCCGAGGAGGAGATCGCGGTCTCCCAGCGTGCGCTCGCGCTGCGGCAGGCCGAGATCAAGGCCGAGACGGACGCCGCCAGCGCCCGTGCCGCCGCCTCCGGCCCGCTCGCGCAGGCCGACCGCGACCAGGCGATCCTCACCGAGCAGGAGAAGGTCGCCGTCCGGCAGGCGGCGCTGACCGAGCGGCAACTCGACACCGAGGTGCGCAAGCCGGCCGACGCCGAGCGGTACCGCGTCGAGCAGGAGGCCGAGGGCAAGCGCAGCGCCGACATCGCCGAGGCCGAAGCCCGCAAGGCCGCGGCCATCGCCGAAGCCCAGGGCCGCGCCGAGGAGGCCCGGCTGCTCGGTGAAGCCGAGAAGGCCCGCCGGGCCGCCCTGGCCGAGGCCGAGGCGATCGAGGGCGCCAAGCGCGGTGAGGCGGAGAAGGCCCGCCGACTGGCCGAGGCCGAAGCCGTCCGCGGCGAAGGTGAAGCCGAGGCGTCCGCGATCCTGGCCCGAGGCCACGCCGAGGCAGAGGCGATGGACAAGCGCGCCGAGGCGTTCGCCCACTACAACGACGCCGCCGTGCTCCAGATGCTCATCGAGGTGCTGCCGGCCGTCGCGCGCGAGGTGTCGGCGCCGATCAGCGCCATCGACAAGCTCACCGTCGTGTCGGCCGACGGGGTCGGCTCACTCCCCCGCCAGGTCACCGACAACGTCGTCCAGACCGTCGAGATGCTGAAGAACGCGACGGGCCTCGACCTCGACGAGCTGATCAAGGCCGCGGCCACCGGAGCCGTCGGCAAGCTCGGCGGCTCCCCCGCCGCGAACGGAGATGCTCCCTGA
- the gap gene encoding type I glyceraldehyde-3-phosphate dehydrogenase, which yields MTVRVGINGFGRIGRNFARAVIAQGRDDIQIVGANDLTDTKTLAHLFKYDSILGTLADVSFEGDTISAGGQTIKVLSERDPAQLPWKDLGADVVLESTGFFTDATKAKAHIEGGAQKVIISAPAKNEDVTLVLGVNEDTYDPAAHSVISNASCTTNCLAPLAKVINDAFGIERGLMTTVHAYTADQNLQDGPHKDLRRARAAALNIVPTSTGAAKAIGLVLPELKGKLDGFALRVPVPTGSATDLTVTLSREVTVDEVNAAYKAAAEGPLAGYLRYTEDEIVSSDIVTDPASCIYDAGLTRVQGDQVKVVGWYDNEWGYSNRLVDLVRYVGASL from the coding sequence ATGACCGTTCGTGTTGGCATCAACGGCTTCGGCCGGATCGGGCGCAACTTCGCCCGCGCGGTGATCGCGCAGGGCCGTGACGACATCCAGATCGTCGGCGCCAACGACCTCACCGACACCAAGACGCTCGCCCACCTGTTCAAGTACGACTCGATCCTCGGCACCCTGGCCGACGTGAGCTTCGAGGGCGACACCATCTCCGCCGGTGGCCAGACCATCAAGGTGCTCAGCGAGCGCGACCCCGCGCAGCTGCCCTGGAAGGACCTCGGCGCCGACGTCGTGCTCGAGTCCACCGGCTTCTTCACCGACGCCACCAAGGCGAAGGCGCACATCGAGGGCGGCGCGCAGAAGGTCATCATCTCTGCCCCGGCGAAGAACGAGGACGTCACGCTGGTCCTGGGCGTCAACGAGGACACCTACGACCCGGCGGCGCACTCGGTCATCTCCAACGCGTCCTGCACCACCAACTGCCTGGCCCCGCTGGCGAAGGTCATCAACGACGCGTTCGGCATCGAGCGTGGCCTGATGACCACGGTGCACGCCTACACGGCCGACCAGAACCTGCAGGACGGCCCGCACAAGGACCTGCGCCGCGCGCGTGCCGCCGCCCTCAACATCGTGCCCACCAGCACGGGTGCGGCCAAGGCCATCGGCCTGGTGCTGCCGGAGCTGAAGGGCAAGCTCGACGGCTTCGCGCTGCGGGTCCCGGTGCCCACCGGCTCGGCCACCGACCTGACCGTCACGCTGTCGCGCGAGGTCACCGTCGACGAGGTGAACGCCGCCTACAAGGCCGCCGCCGAAGGCCCGCTGGCCGGCTACCTGCGCTACACCGAGGACGAGATCGTCTCCTCCGACATCGTCACCGACCCCGCCTCGTGCATCTACGACGCCGGCCTGACCCGCGTCCAGGGTGACCAGGTCAAGGTCGTGGGCTGGTACGACAACGAGTGGGGCTACTCCAACCGTCTGGTCGACCTGGTTCGCTACGTCGGCGCATCGCTCTGA
- a CDS encoding phosphoglycerate kinase encodes MRGIDELEDLRGKRVLLRSDLNVPLDNKAGKSVIVDDGRVRASVPTIQALRDAGARVVVVAHLGRPKGTPDATYSLAPVATRLSELLGAEVAFAADTVGESARKTVAALNDGDVALLENLRFDARETSKDEAERGAFAAELAELADVFVSDGFGVVHRKQASVYDVAQLLPHAAGRLVLAEVQAFSKVLDDPRRPYVVVLGGSKVSDKLGVIDNLLDKVDRLLIGGGMAFTFLAAEGYEVGGSLLESDQIETVKGYLDRARERGVELVLPVDVVVAADISEDAQTSVVAASAIPADQKGLDIGPATVELFRGKLADAKTVVWNGPMGVFELAPFAGGTREVAVAVSLVDGTSVVGGGDSAAAVRRLGLDEGAFTHISTGGGASLELLEGKELPGLTVLED; translated from the coding sequence ATGAGGGGAATCGACGAGCTGGAGGACCTGCGCGGCAAGCGGGTCCTCCTGCGCTCAGACCTCAACGTGCCTTTGGACAACAAGGCTGGCAAGTCCGTGATCGTGGACGACGGCCGTGTCCGCGCGTCGGTGCCCACCATCCAGGCACTGCGCGACGCCGGCGCGCGGGTCGTCGTCGTCGCCCACCTGGGCCGGCCGAAGGGCACCCCGGACGCGACGTACTCGCTGGCTCCGGTGGCGACGCGGCTGTCCGAGCTGCTCGGCGCCGAGGTCGCGTTCGCCGCCGACACCGTCGGCGAGAGCGCCCGCAAGACCGTCGCGGCGCTGAACGACGGCGACGTCGCGCTGCTGGAGAACCTGCGTTTCGACGCGCGGGAGACCAGCAAGGACGAAGCCGAACGCGGGGCGTTCGCGGCCGAGCTGGCGGAGTTGGCGGACGTGTTCGTCTCCGACGGCTTCGGTGTGGTGCATCGCAAGCAGGCCAGCGTGTACGACGTGGCCCAGCTACTGCCGCACGCCGCGGGCCGGCTGGTGCTGGCCGAGGTCCAGGCGTTCTCGAAGGTGCTGGACGACCCGCGGCGCCCGTACGTCGTCGTGCTCGGCGGTTCGAAGGTGTCCGACAAACTGGGCGTCATCGACAACCTGCTGGACAAGGTCGACCGCCTGCTCATCGGTGGCGGCATGGCGTTCACGTTCCTCGCCGCTGAGGGCTACGAGGTCGGCGGCTCGCTGCTGGAGTCCGACCAGATCGAGACGGTCAAGGGCTACCTGGACCGCGCCCGGGAACGCGGCGTCGAGCTGGTGCTGCCGGTCGACGTCGTCGTCGCGGCCGACATCAGCGAGGACGCCCAGACCTCGGTGGTGGCCGCGTCGGCCATCCCGGCGGACCAGAAGGGCCTGGACATCGGCCCGGCCACGGTCGAGCTGTTCCGCGGCAAGCTGGCCGACGCCAAGACGGTGGTCTGGAACGGCCCGATGGGCGTGTTCGAACTGGCACCGTTCGCCGGCGGCACGCGTGAGGTCGCGGTGGCCGTATCCCTGGTCGACGGCACCAGCGTCGTCGGCGGCGGCGACTCCGCGGCCGCGGTGCGCCGGCTCGGGCTGGACGAGGGCGCGTTCACGCACATCTCGACCGGCGGTGGCGCGTCGCTGGAGCTGCTGGAGGGCAAGGAACTACCCGGCCTCACCGTGCTGGAGGACTGA
- the tpiA gene encoding triose-phosphate isomerase, with amino-acid sequence MATTARRPLMAGNWKMNLNHLEAIALVQKLAFSLTAEDLEKVEVAVLPPFTDIRSVQTLIEGDKLDIVYGAQDISQHDSGAYTGEISGAQLAKLGCTFAVVGHSERRQYHHEDDALVNAKVKAALKHELTPILCVGEPLEVRQEGRHVEHTLAQLDGGLEGLSAQQAATVVVAYEPVWAIGTGEVATPDDAQEMAAAIRERLGKLYDADVAKAVRVLYGGSVKSSNVKPIMEKPDVDGALVGGASLDAQDFALISRYHRNP; translated from the coding sequence ATGGCAACCACCGCACGCCGGCCGCTGATGGCGGGCAACTGGAAGATGAACCTCAACCACCTCGAGGCCATCGCGCTGGTGCAGAAGCTCGCCTTCTCGCTGACCGCGGAGGACCTCGAGAAGGTCGAGGTGGCCGTGCTGCCGCCGTTCACCGACATTCGCTCGGTGCAGACGCTCATCGAGGGCGACAAGCTCGACATCGTCTACGGCGCGCAGGACATCTCGCAGCACGACTCCGGTGCCTACACCGGCGAGATCAGCGGCGCGCAGCTGGCGAAGCTGGGCTGCACGTTCGCCGTCGTCGGGCACTCCGAGCGGCGGCAGTACCACCACGAGGACGACGCGCTGGTCAACGCCAAGGTGAAGGCGGCTCTCAAGCACGAGCTGACGCCCATCCTGTGCGTGGGTGAGCCGCTGGAGGTCCGGCAGGAAGGCCGGCACGTCGAGCACACCCTGGCGCAGCTGGACGGCGGCCTCGAGGGGCTGAGCGCGCAGCAGGCGGCCACGGTCGTCGTCGCGTACGAGCCGGTGTGGGCCATCGGCACCGGTGAGGTCGCCACGCCCGACGACGCGCAGGAGATGGCCGCGGCCATCCGTGAGCGGCTCGGCAAGCTGTACGACGCCGACGTCGCGAAGGCCGTCCGGGTGCTCTACGGCGGCTCGGTGAAGTCATCGAACGTCAAGCCGATCATGGAGAAGCCCGACGTCGACGGCGCCCTGGTCGGTGGCGCGAGCCTGGACGCCCAGGACTTCGCGTTGATCTCCCGGTACCACCGCAACCCGTGA
- the secG gene encoding preprotein translocase subunit SecG yields MELAFSILLVITSALLILMVLMHKGKGGGLSDMFGGGVSSSLGGSSVAERNLDRLTVALGLIWAAAIVALGLLNAS; encoded by the coding sequence GTGGAACTGGCATTCTCGATTCTGCTCGTCATCACCAGCGCCCTGCTGATCCTGATGGTGCTGATGCACAAGGGCAAAGGTGGCGGCCTGTCGGACATGTTCGGCGGCGGTGTCTCGTCCTCGCTGGGTGGATCGTCGGTGGCCGAGCGCAACCTCGACCGGCTCACCGTGGCGCTCGGGCTGATCTGGGCGGCCGCCATCGTCGCGCTCGGGTTGCTCAACGCCAGCTAG
- a CDS encoding RNA polymerase-binding protein RbpA has product MVGGNAIRGSRVGAGPMGEAERGDAAPRRQVTYYCEHGHESSPSFAAEAVIPESWDCIRCGLPASQDREHPPSAPRIEPYKTHLAYVKERRSDEDGAAILEEALQALRKRRSL; this is encoded by the coding sequence GTGGTCGGAGGCAATGCGATCCGTGGGAGCCGGGTAGGCGCCGGTCCCATGGGGGAGGCCGAGCGGGGCGACGCCGCGCCGCGGCGCCAGGTCACGTACTACTGCGAGCACGGGCACGAGAGCTCGCCCAGCTTCGCCGCGGAGGCGGTCATCCCCGAGTCGTGGGACTGCATCCGCTGTGGTCTGCCGGCCAGCCAGGACCGCGAGCACCCGCCGTCCGCGCCGCGCATCGAGCCGTACAAGACGCACCTCGCCTACGTGAAGGAGCGCCGCAGCGACGAGGACGGCGCCGCCATCCTCGAGGAGGCCCTGCAGGCGCTGCGCAAGCGACGCAGCCTCTGA
- a CDS encoding helix-turn-helix transcriptional regulator, which yields MRAERLVQIVLLLQSRGRLTAGELARHLEVSPRTIQRDLDALSGAGFPVYADRGRAGGWSLAADYRTRLTGLNPAETAALFVASTAHVLADLGLDAAAGTATAKLLATVPAHARRDADVARERVLVDHADWQHGRDASPWLPVIQQAVWGEHRMRLRYGSAPDPVVVEPLGLVAKKQSWYLVARLSEGDHAGEYRTYRTVRIEHAADTGDTFTRPDGFDLAEHWERTNQRYFAGLRRYPVRLRVRGRAGPRLRWAPNAVVDEAAERPDGWWDVAMTFESAYETRVYLLGLAGDVVVLEPAELRADMLRAARDFLDHHSG from the coding sequence GTGCGTGCCGAACGGCTGGTCCAGATCGTGCTGCTGCTGCAGTCGCGCGGGCGGCTGACGGCGGGTGAGCTGGCCCGGCACCTGGAGGTGTCACCCCGCACCATCCAGCGCGACCTCGACGCGTTGAGCGGCGCGGGCTTCCCCGTCTACGCCGACCGCGGCCGGGCCGGCGGATGGTCCCTGGCCGCGGACTACCGGACCCGGCTCACCGGGCTCAACCCGGCCGAGACGGCCGCGCTGTTCGTCGCCTCCACGGCGCATGTCCTTGCCGACCTCGGCCTGGACGCCGCGGCCGGCACCGCGACGGCGAAACTGCTCGCCACCGTCCCGGCGCACGCCCGCCGCGACGCCGACGTCGCCCGTGAGCGGGTGCTGGTCGACCACGCCGACTGGCAACACGGCCGGGACGCCTCGCCGTGGCTGCCGGTCATCCAGCAGGCGGTGTGGGGCGAGCACCGGATGCGGCTGCGCTACGGCAGCGCGCCGGACCCCGTCGTCGTCGAACCGCTCGGCCTGGTGGCGAAGAAGCAGTCCTGGTACCTGGTGGCGCGGCTGAGCGAGGGCGACCACGCCGGCGAGTACCGCACCTACCGGACCGTCCGCATCGAGCACGCCGCGGACACCGGCGACACCTTCACCCGCCCCGACGGCTTCGACCTGGCCGAGCACTGGGAACGCACCAATCAGCGCTACTTCGCCGGGCTGCGCCGCTACCCGGTGCGGCTGCGAGTGCGGGGGCGGGCCGGGCCACGGCTGCGCTGGGCGCCGAACGCCGTCGTCGACGAGGCGGCCGAACGACCGGACGGATGGTGGGACGTGGCCATGACGTTCGAGTCGGCCTACGAAACGAGGGTGTACCTGCTCGGGCTGGCCGGCGACGTCGTCGTGCTCGAGCCGGCCGAGCTACGCGCCGACATGCTGCGGGCAGCCCGCGACTTCCTGGACCACCACTCAGGCTGA